A genomic window from Rhizobium sp. 007 includes:
- a CDS encoding DUF72 domain-containing protein produces MSKSGSIRVGVGGWTFEPWRDHFYPSDLKQKDELHYASRQLKVIEVNGTYYSSQKPETFAKWASDVPEGFIFSLKASRFVTNRRVLGEAGESMERFLTQGLTELGGKLGPILWQLAPTKKFDAEDFEAFLKLLPDKQDGLPLRHVVEVRHDSFKVPEFIALLAKYGVAPVCAEHFDYPMIADVTADFVYARLQKGSDDIKTCYAPKDLKAWAKRLETWAEGKVPDDLPLIDKERKVKSEPRDVFAFMIHEGKVNAPFGAIALQEEVGR; encoded by the coding sequence ATGAGCAAATCCGGCAGCATCCGCGTCGGCGTCGGCGGCTGGACTTTCGAGCCCTGGCGCGACCACTTCTACCCATCCGATCTCAAGCAGAAGGACGAACTGCATTATGCCAGCCGGCAGTTGAAGGTCATCGAGGTTAACGGCACCTATTACAGTTCGCAGAAGCCGGAGACCTTCGCCAAATGGGCATCCGACGTGCCGGAGGGTTTCATCTTTTCGCTAAAGGCCAGCCGCTTCGTGACGAACCGGCGCGTGCTCGGCGAGGCGGGCGAATCCATGGAGCGTTTCCTGACGCAGGGGCTGACCGAGCTCGGCGGCAAGCTCGGTCCGATCCTCTGGCAGCTCGCGCCGACCAAGAAGTTCGATGCCGAGGATTTCGAAGCCTTCCTGAAGCTTTTGCCGGACAAGCAGGACGGCCTGCCTTTGCGGCATGTGGTCGAGGTGCGCCACGATTCCTTCAAGGTGCCGGAATTCATCGCGCTGCTGGCGAAATACGGCGTGGCGCCGGTCTGCGCCGAGCACTTCGACTATCCGATGATCGCCGACGTCACGGCGGATTTCGTCTATGCCCGGCTGCAGAAAGGTTCGGACGACATCAAGACCTGCTACGCTCCCAAGGACCTGAAGGCCTGGGCCAAGCGCCTTGAGACATGGGCTGAAGGCAAGGTGCCGGATGATCTGCCGCTGATCGACAAGGAGCGGAAGGTCAAGAGCGAGCCCCGCGACGTTTTTGCCTTCATGATCCACGAAGGCAAGGTCAATGCACCGTTCGGCGCGATCGCTCTTCAGGAAGAGGTCGGGAGATAG
- the uvrA gene encoding excinuclease ABC subunit UvrA: MSELKTISIRGAREHNLKGIDLDLPRNKLIVMTGLSGSGKSSLAFDTIYAEGQRRYVESLSAYARQFLEMMQKPDVDQIDGLSPAISIEQKTTSRNPRSTVGTVTEIYDYMRLLFARVGVPYSPATGLPIESQTVSQMVDRVLEFEEGTRLYILAPIVRGRKGEYKKELAELMKKGFQRVKVDGQFYEIADVPALDKKYKHDIDIVVDRIVVRPDMASRLADSFETSLKLAEGLAIAEFADKPLPPEETSAGGSANKSLNETHERVLFSEKFACPISGFTIPEIEPRLFSFNNPAGACPTCDGLGSQQKIDAALIIPEPERTLRDGAIAPWAKSSSPYYNQTLEALGKHYGFKLGNRWSDLPEKAQDVILNGTDEKIEFHYADGARSYTTHKSFEGIITNLERRWKETDSVWAREEIERFMSAAPCPACNGFRLKPETLAVKINKLHIGQVTDMSIRVARDWFEALPATLSAKQNEIAVRILKEIRDRLRFLNDVGLEYLSLSRNSGTLSGGESQRIRLASQIGSGLTGVLYVLDEPSIGLHQRDNARLLDTLKHLRDIGNTVIVVEHDEDAILTADDVVDIGPEAGVHGGQIVAHGTPQDIMANPRSLTGKYLSGELGVPVPDERRKPKKGREIKVVGARGNNLKNITASIPLGVFTAVTGVSGGGKSTFLVETLYKSAARRVMGAREIPADHDRIDGFEHIDKVIDIDQSPIGRTPRSNPATYTGAFTPIRDWFAGLPEAKARGYQPGRFSFNVKGGRCEACQGDGVIKIEMHFLPDVYVTCDVCHGKRYNRETLDVTFKGKSISDVLDMTVEEGVEFFSAVPAVRDKLQSLFDVGLGYIKVGQQANTLSGGEAQRVKLAKELSKRSTGRTLYILDEPTTGLHFHDVAKLLEMLHELVNQGNSVVVIEHNLEVIKTADWVLDFGPEGGDGGGEIVAAGTPEAIVKETGSYTGHFLKELLERRPVKKTFVAAE, translated from the coding sequence ATGAGTGAACTTAAGACGATTTCCATCCGCGGCGCGCGCGAGCACAACCTCAAGGGCATCGACCTCGACCTGCCGCGCAACAAACTCATCGTCATGACCGGCCTTTCCGGGTCCGGCAAGTCGTCGCTCGCCTTCGACACGATCTATGCCGAAGGCCAGCGCCGCTATGTCGAAAGCCTTTCGGCCTATGCCCGCCAGTTCCTGGAGATGATGCAGAAGCCGGATGTCGACCAGATCGACGGCCTGTCGCCGGCCATCTCGATCGAGCAGAAGACGACCTCGCGCAATCCTCGCTCGACGGTCGGCACGGTCACCGAAATCTATGACTACATGCGGCTGCTCTTTGCGCGCGTCGGCGTTCCCTATTCGCCGGCAACCGGTCTGCCGATCGAGAGCCAGACCGTCAGCCAGATGGTCGACCGTGTGCTCGAGTTCGAGGAAGGCACGCGTCTTTATATTCTGGCGCCGATCGTGCGCGGCCGTAAGGGCGAATACAAGAAGGAACTGGCGGAGCTCATGAAAAAGGGCTTCCAGCGCGTCAAGGTTGACGGCCAGTTCTACGAGATCGCAGATGTCCCGGCGCTCGACAAGAAATACAAGCATGACATCGACATCGTCGTGGACCGCATCGTCGTGCGTCCCGACATGGCGTCTAGGCTTGCCGACAGCTTCGAGACCTCTCTGAAGCTCGCCGAAGGGCTTGCCATCGCCGAATTTGCCGACAAGCCGTTGCCCCCGGAGGAAACGTCTGCGGGTGGGTCCGCCAACAAATCGCTCAACGAGACGCATGAGCGCGTGCTGTTCTCGGAAAAATTCGCCTGCCCCATTTCCGGCTTCACCATTCCGGAGATCGAGCCGCGGCTTTTCTCGTTCAACAATCCGGCCGGTGCCTGCCCGACCTGTGACGGCCTTGGCTCGCAGCAGAAGATCGACGCGGCGCTGATCATCCCCGAACCGGAGCGAACGCTGCGCGACGGCGCCATCGCGCCGTGGGCAAAGTCGAGTTCCCCTTACTATAATCAGACGCTGGAAGCGCTCGGTAAACATTACGGCTTCAAGCTCGGCAACCGCTGGAGCGATCTGCCCGAAAAAGCGCAGGACGTCATCCTGAACGGCACGGATGAGAAGATCGAGTTCCACTATGCCGACGGCGCGCGCTCCTACACCACGCATAAGAGCTTCGAAGGCATCATCACCAATCTCGAGCGCCGCTGGAAGGAAACCGATTCCGTCTGGGCGCGCGAAGAGATCGAGCGCTTCATGTCCGCAGCCCCCTGCCCGGCCTGCAACGGCTTTCGCCTGAAGCCGGAAACGCTGGCAGTGAAGATCAACAAGCTGCATATCGGCCAGGTCACCGATATGTCGATCCGTGTGGCACGCGACTGGTTCGAGGCGCTACCCGCGACTTTGTCGGCCAAGCAGAATGAGATCGCAGTCCGCATTCTGAAGGAAATCCGCGACCGCCTGCGCTTCCTGAACGACGTCGGCCTCGAATATCTCAGCCTGTCGCGGAATTCCGGCACATTGTCGGGCGGCGAAAGCCAGCGCATCCGTCTTGCCTCGCAGATCGGCTCGGGCCTGACAGGCGTGCTCTACGTTCTCGACGAGCCGTCGATCGGCCTGCACCAACGCGACAATGCGCGGTTGCTCGACACGCTGAAGCACCTGCGCGATATCGGCAATACGGTGATCGTCGTCGAGCATGACGAGGATGCGATCTTGACGGCCGACGACGTGGTCGACATCGGTCCGGAAGCCGGCGTGCACGGCGGCCAGATCGTGGCGCACGGCACGCCGCAGGACATCATGGCGAACCCGAGATCGCTGACCGGCAAGTATCTTTCCGGTGAACTCGGCGTGCCGGTGCCCGACGAACGGCGCAAGCCGAAAAAAGGCCGCGAGATCAAGGTGGTCGGCGCGCGCGGCAACAATCTGAAGAACATCACCGCCTCCATCCCGCTGGGTGTCTTCACGGCTGTGACGGGCGTTTCGGGGGGCGGCAAATCCACCTTCCTGGTGGAGACGCTCTACAAATCGGCCGCACGTCGCGTGATGGGCGCGCGCGAAATTCCGGCCGATCATGATCGCATCGACGGCTTCGAGCACATCGACAAGGTAATCGATATCGACCAATCGCCAATCGGCCGCACGCCGCGTTCGAACCCGGCAACCTACACCGGCGCATTTACGCCAATCCGCGACTGGTTCGCGGGCCTGCCGGAGGCGAAAGCCCGCGGCTACCAGCCGGGGCGGTTCTCCTTCAACGTCAAAGGCGGGCGCTGCGAAGCCTGCCAGGGGGACGGCGTCATCAAGATTGAAATGCACTTCCTGCCGGACGTCTACGTCACCTGCGATGTCTGCCATGGCAAGCGCTACAATCGCGAGACGCTGGACGTGACCTTCAAGGGCAAGTCGATTTCGGACGTGCTCGACATGACGGTCGAGGAAGGCGTGGAGTTCTTCAGCGCCGTGCCGGCGGTACGCGACAAGCTGCAGTCGCTATTCGATGTCGGCCTCGGCTACATCAAGGTCGGCCAGCAGGCAAACACGCTTTCGGGTGGCGAGGCCCAGCGCGTCAAGCTAGCCAAGGAACTGTCGAAGCGCTCGACGGGCCGGACTCTCTACATCCTCGACGAACCGACGACCGGCCTGCACTTCCATGACGTCGCCAAGCTGCTCGAAATGCTGCACGAGCTGGTGAACCAGGGCAATTCCGTCGTGGTGATCGAGCACAATCTCGAAGTCATCAAGACGGCCGACTGGGTGCTCGATTTCGGCCCGGAAGGCGGCGACGGCGGCGGCGAGATCGTTGCGGCCGGCACGCCGGAAGCGATCGTCAAGGAAACCGGGTCCTATACCGGCCACTTCCTGAAGGAACTGCTGGAGCGCCGGCCGGTGAAGAAGACGTTTGTCGCGGCGGAATAG
- a CDS encoding single-stranded DNA-binding protein, giving the protein MAGSVNKVILIGNVGADPEIRRTQDGRPIANLRIATSETWRDRNSGERREKTEWHTVVVFNEGLCKVVEQYVKKGAKLYIEGQLQTRKWQDQNGNDRYSTEVVLQGFNSTLTMLDGRGEGGGASAGGGRGSSNDFGGGGNYGDDYGAPAQPSGRSSGGGGNFSRDLDDDIPF; this is encoded by the coding sequence ATGGCTGGCAGCGTGAACAAGGTAATTCTGATCGGAAACGTGGGCGCAGACCCCGAAATCCGCAGGACGCAGGACGGCCGCCCGATTGCCAATCTTCGCATCGCGACGTCCGAGACGTGGCGTGACCGCAATTCCGGCGAGCGCCGCGAAAAAACCGAGTGGCACACCGTCGTCGTTTTCAACGAAGGTCTCTGCAAGGTTGTCGAGCAATATGTGAAGAAGGGCGCCAAGCTCTATATCGAAGGCCAGCTCCAGACCCGCAAATGGCAGGACCAGAACGGCAACGACCGCTATTCGACGGAAGTCGTGCTACAGGGGTTCAATTCGACGCTGACGATGCTCGACGGCCGCGGCGAAGGCGGCGGTGCGAGCGCCGGCGGCGGACGCGGCAGCAGCAACGATTTCGGTGGCGGCGGCAATTACGGAGACGATTACGGCGCCCCGGCGCAGCCGTCCGGTCGCAGCAGCGGTGGCGGCGGGAATTTCTCGCGCGATCTCGATGACGACATCCCGTTCTGA
- the chrA gene encoding chromate efflux transporter, with amino-acid sequence MDMERDAPASRDIVPLGEAAKVWARVAALSFGGPAGQIAVMHRIVVDEKRWIGEHRFLHALNYCMLLPGPEAHQLAIYIGWLLNRTIGGLIAGALFVLPGFISILGLSYVYAAYGNVSYIAGLFFGLKAAVLAVVLQAVFRIGSRALKNNVMIGIAAAAFIAIFCLHVPFPLIIITAGIVGFLGGRAGSPLFEVGGGHKGGSGDILEDRDSLLGEDTPIHARPNLAWSLRVSGSLAAAWLLPVALLLVTVGSGSVFSQVGLFFSQMAVVTFGGAYAVLAYVAQEAVQHFGWLKPGEMLDGLGMAETTPGPLISVVQFVGFMAAYRNPGPLDPMLAATLAAVLTTWVTFIPSFLWIFLGAPFIERLRGDPALTGAMSAITAAVVGVILNLAIWFGVHVLFADVRTASWGQVSIDVPVPASLIWPSLVLTVLAALAIFHLKLSVITTLAICAAIGVAWTILTGFGAIAP; translated from the coding sequence ATGGATATGGAACGGGACGCCCCGGCGAGCCGCGACATAGTCCCTCTTGGTGAGGCGGCGAAAGTGTGGGCAAGAGTTGCGGCGCTCAGTTTCGGCGGACCGGCGGGACAGATCGCCGTCATGCACCGCATCGTCGTCGACGAAAAACGATGGATCGGCGAACATCGCTTCCTGCATGCGCTCAACTACTGCATGCTGCTTCCGGGGCCAGAGGCCCATCAGCTGGCGATCTATATCGGCTGGCTGCTCAACAGGACGATTGGCGGCCTGATCGCCGGAGCTCTGTTCGTGCTTCCGGGCTTCATCTCCATCCTTGGGCTGAGCTACGTCTATGCCGCCTATGGAAACGTAAGCTATATCGCCGGTCTGTTCTTCGGCCTGAAGGCCGCGGTGCTGGCGGTCGTGCTGCAGGCGGTGTTCCGGATCGGAAGCAGAGCGCTTAAAAACAACGTGATGATAGGCATCGCTGCCGCCGCCTTCATCGCGATCTTCTGCCTCCACGTCCCGTTCCCGCTGATCATCATTACAGCTGGCATCGTTGGCTTCCTCGGCGGCCGCGCGGGATCGCCCTTGTTCGAGGTGGGCGGCGGACACAAAGGCGGTTCGGGCGATATCCTCGAAGATCGCGATTCCCTCCTCGGCGAAGATACACCAATCCATGCCCGGCCAAACCTCGCCTGGTCGCTGCGGGTGTCCGGCAGCCTTGCGGCTGCCTGGCTTCTACCAGTCGCGTTGTTGCTGGTGACGGTGGGATCCGGCAGTGTCTTCTCGCAGGTCGGGCTGTTCTTCAGCCAAATGGCTGTCGTGACATTCGGCGGCGCTTACGCGGTCCTTGCCTATGTCGCTCAGGAAGCGGTCCAGCATTTCGGATGGCTGAAACCGGGGGAAATGCTGGATGGTCTCGGCATGGCCGAGACAACCCCGGGACCGTTGATCAGCGTCGTCCAGTTCGTCGGCTTCATGGCCGCCTATAGGAACCCCGGGCCGCTCGATCCAATGCTCGCTGCCACACTTGCCGCCGTCCTGACGACATGGGTGACCTTCATTCCGAGCTTCCTCTGGATCTTCCTCGGAGCGCCCTTCATCGAAAGGCTGCGCGGCGACCCTGCGCTGACCGGAGCGATGTCAGCCATCACGGCAGCCGTCGTTGGCGTGATCCTGAACCTTGCGATCTGGTTCGGCGTCCATGTGCTTTTTGCCGACGTGCGCACTGCCTCATGGGGACAAGTTTCAATCGATGTCCCGGTTCCAGCCTCGCTCATCTGGCCGTCGCTGGTACTAACGGTGCTTGCCGCCTTGGCGATCTTTCACCTGAAGCTTTCGGTGATTACGACGCTGGCGATTTGCGCTGCAATCGGCGTCGCATGGACCATTCTGACAGGTTTCGGCGCAATCGCGCCGTAA
- a CDS encoding sulfurtransferase/chromate resistance protein: MPSFLEISSDKLNRIIGTPNVPVIIDVRTAEDFAADPRLVPGSIRRSHTDVSEWSHEVAGTAVIVCQRGQKLSHGVAAYLRHFGTDAEVLEGGFEAWLQAGGQVVPYVKLPARDPQGRTVWVTRARPKIDRIACPWLIKRFVDPNAVFLFVPASEVPAVADRFGATPFDIEDVFWSHRGERCTFDVMIEEFNLTSKPLLHLATIIRGADTARLDLAPEAAGLLAASLGLSRMFTDDLQQLDAGLTLYDAFYRWCRDATDETHNWPNPRRAP; the protein is encoded by the coding sequence ATGCCGTCATTTCTGGAAATTTCATCCGACAAGCTCAACCGCATCATCGGAACGCCGAATGTGCCCGTCATTATCGACGTCCGCACGGCCGAGGATTTTGCCGCCGACCCACGGCTCGTCCCGGGGTCGATCCGGCGCAGCCACACCGATGTCAGTGAATGGAGCCACGAGGTTGCCGGCACGGCTGTCATCGTGTGCCAGAGAGGGCAAAAGCTCAGTCATGGCGTGGCCGCCTATCTTCGCCATTTCGGAACGGACGCGGAAGTTCTCGAAGGAGGATTCGAGGCGTGGCTGCAGGCCGGTGGCCAGGTGGTGCCCTATGTCAAGCTGCCGGCGCGTGACCCGCAGGGCCGTACGGTCTGGGTGACGCGGGCCCGTCCCAAGATCGACCGGATCGCCTGCCCCTGGCTGATCAAGCGGTTCGTCGATCCAAATGCCGTCTTCCTGTTCGTTCCGGCATCGGAAGTGCCGGCCGTCGCCGACCGTTTTGGCGCGACGCCTTTCGATATCGAGGACGTTTTCTGGAGCCATCGCGGCGAGCGCTGCACCTTTGACGTGATGATCGAGGAATTCAATCTCACTTCCAAACCACTGCTGCATCTCGCCACCATTATTCGCGGCGCTGATACTGCCAGGCTCGATCTCGCGCCGGAAGCAGCCGGTCTGCTCGCCGCTTCGCTCGGACTTTCGCGCATGTTCACAGATGACCTGCAGCAGCTCGACGCCGGTCTGACGCTCTATGACGCGTTTTACCGCTGGTGCCGCGACGCCACCGACGAGACCCATAATTGGCCCAACCCGAGGCGGGCGCCGTGA